Proteins from a single region of Streptomyces spinoverrucosus:
- a CDS encoding wax ester/triacylglycerol synthase family O-acyltransferase translates to MTSDDLLAPLDLAFWNIESDRHPMHLGALGVFTSHSPAAGAHAADLLAARAAAVPGLRMRIRNVWRPRDLRQPLAFGGAAREPAPDFDPLDHVRLHAPTADFQAAAGRLMERPLERDRPPWEAHVLPGEDGVSFAVLFKFHHALADGLRALTLAAAVLDPTDLPPSRPRPTEPPRRPLPDVRKLPGLVRGALSDVGRALDIGASVALSTLGVRSSPALTSEPSGTRRTAGVVLDLDDVHRIRKAVGGTVNDVLIAVVAGALRVWLDERGDGSDGVAPRALIPVSKRRPRTAHPQGNRLSGYLIRLPVDDPDPLARLDAVRTAMDRNKDAGPNRGAGAVALLADHVPALGHRLGGPLVSQAARLWFDILVTSVPLPGLGLKLGGNPLTEVFPFAPLAAGQSLAVAVSTYRGQVHYGLVADAAAVPDLDRFAQAVADELETLIKACAP, encoded by the coding sequence TTGACTTCTGACGACCTGCTCGCTCCCCTCGACCTGGCGTTCTGGAACATCGAGTCCGACCGGCACCCCATGCACCTGGGGGCGCTCGGCGTGTTCACGTCCCACTCGCCCGCCGCGGGCGCCCACGCCGCCGACCTGCTCGCCGCGCGTGCCGCCGCCGTGCCCGGGCTCCGGATGCGGATCCGGAACGTATGGCGGCCCCGGGACCTGCGGCAGCCCCTGGCCTTCGGCGGCGCGGCCCGCGAGCCGGCCCCGGACTTCGACCCGCTCGACCACGTCCGGCTGCACGCCCCGACGGCCGATTTCCAGGCGGCGGCGGGCCGGCTGATGGAGCGTCCGCTGGAGCGCGACCGGCCGCCGTGGGAAGCGCATGTGCTGCCCGGGGAGGACGGCGTGTCGTTCGCCGTGCTCTTCAAGTTCCACCACGCCCTCGCCGACGGCCTGCGCGCCCTGACCCTGGCGGCGGCGGTCCTGGACCCCACGGACCTGCCCCCGTCCCGCCCCCGCCCGACGGAGCCGCCCCGCCGCCCGCTGCCCGACGTGCGCAAACTGCCCGGCCTGGTGCGCGGCGCCCTGTCCGACGTGGGCCGCGCCCTCGACATCGGCGCATCGGTCGCCCTGTCCACTCTGGGAGTGCGCTCCTCGCCGGCGCTGACCTCCGAACCCTCCGGAACCCGCCGTACCGCCGGAGTGGTCCTTGACCTCGACGACGTCCACCGCATCCGCAAGGCCGTCGGCGGCACCGTCAACGACGTCCTGATCGCCGTCGTCGCCGGCGCCCTGCGCGTCTGGCTCGACGAACGCGGCGACGGCAGCGACGGCGTCGCCCCCCGCGCCCTGATCCCGGTCTCCAAGCGCCGCCCGCGCACCGCGCACCCACAGGGCAACCGGCTGTCGGGCTACTTGATACGGCTTCCGGTCGACGACCCCGACCCGCTCGCCCGCCTCGACGCGGTCCGCACGGCCATGGACCGCAACAAGGACGCCGGGCCCAACCGGGGCGCGGGTGCCGTCGCGCTGCTCGCCGATCACGTCCCGGCGCTCGGTCACCGGCTCGGCGGGCCGCTGGTCAGCCAGGCCGCGCGGCTGTGGTTCGACATCCTGGTCACCAGCGTGCCGCTGCCCGGCCTCGGCCTGAAGCTGGGCGGCAACCCGCTCACGGAGGTGTTCCCCTTCGCGCCGCTGGCCGCCGGCCAGTCCCTCGCCGTCGCCGTCTCGACGTACCGGGGGCAGGTCCACTACGGGCTCGTCGCCGACGCGGCGGCCGTACCGGACCTGGACCGGTTCGCCCAGGCGGTGGCGGACGAGCTGGAGACGCTGATCAAGGCCTGTGCGCCCTGA
- the glgC gene encoding glucose-1-phosphate adenylyltransferase, whose translation MRRGGPSVLGIVLAGGEGKRLMPLTADRAKPAVTFGGTYRLVDFVLSNLVNGDILRICVLTQYKSHSLDRHITTTWRMSSLLGNYVTPVPAQQRLGPRWYLGSADAILQSLNLIYDERPEYVAVFGADHVYRMDPRQMLAQHIESGAGVTVAGIRVPRSESSSFGVITPGSDGSTVERFLEKPADPPGLPDDPDCVLASMGNYIFTTKALIEALQRDAEDVNSVHDMGGSILPQLTGRGEAHLYDFSDNHVPGETSRDQGYWRDVGTLDAYYDAHMDLIAERPAFNLYNRSWPIYTHSNQLSPARFNAGGIAGESIISAGCLIRGQVTRSVLSPGVVVDPGAVVQGSVLHDNVHIGRGAVVRGAVLDKNVEVPPGATIGVNPERDAELYTVSKGGVIALGKGQRVP comes from the coding sequence ATGCGGCGCGGTGGACCTTCGGTGCTGGGAATCGTTTTGGCGGGCGGAGAAGGCAAACGCCTGATGCCCCTGACCGCGGACCGGGCGAAACCCGCGGTGACCTTCGGCGGCACGTACCGCCTCGTCGACTTCGTCCTGTCCAACCTCGTCAACGGCGACATCCTGCGGATCTGCGTCCTCACGCAGTACAAGTCGCACTCGCTGGACCGGCACATCACCACCACCTGGCGGATGTCCAGCCTGCTCGGCAACTACGTCACCCCGGTCCCGGCCCAGCAGCGGCTCGGCCCGCGCTGGTACCTGGGCAGCGCGGACGCGATCCTGCAGTCCCTGAACCTGATCTACGACGAACGGCCCGAGTACGTCGCGGTGTTCGGCGCCGACCACGTCTACCGCATGGACCCGCGCCAGATGCTCGCCCAGCACATCGAGTCCGGCGCGGGCGTGACCGTGGCCGGCATCCGGGTGCCGCGCTCCGAGTCGTCCTCCTTCGGGGTGATCACTCCGGGCTCGGACGGCAGCACCGTCGAGCGGTTCCTGGAGAAGCCCGCGGACCCGCCGGGCCTGCCGGACGACCCCGACTGCGTCCTCGCCTCGATGGGCAACTACATCTTCACCACCAAGGCCCTCATCGAGGCCCTCCAGCGGGACGCCGAGGACGTGAACTCGGTCCACGACATGGGCGGTTCGATCCTGCCCCAGCTCACCGGCCGCGGGGAGGCCCACCTGTACGACTTCAGCGACAACCACGTGCCCGGCGAGACCAGTCGCGATCAGGGCTACTGGCGGGACGTCGGGACGCTCGACGCGTACTACGACGCCCACATGGACCTCATCGCCGAGCGCCCCGCGTTCAACCTGTACAACCGCAGCTGGCCCATCTACACCCACTCCAACCAGCTTTCCCCGGCACGCTTCAACGCGGGCGGCATCGCGGGGGAGTCGATCATCAGCGCCGGCTGTCTGATCCGGGGGCAGGTCACCCGGTCCGTGCTGTCGCCGGGTGTGGTGGTCGACCCGGGAGCGGTCGTCCAGGGCTCGGTGCTGCACGACAACGTGCACATAGGGCGGGGTGCGGTGGTGCGGGGCGCCGTCCTGGACAAGAACGTCGAGGTGCCCCCGGGCGCGACGATCGGCGTCAACCCGGAGCGGGACGCGGAGCTGTACACGGTGTCCAAGGGCGGGGTGATCGCACTGGGGAAGGGGCAGCGGGTGCCGTGA
- a CDS encoding GNAT family N-acetyltransferase: MLIREATADDWPHIWPFWHRIVAAAETYTWDPDTTEEAARALWMSPAKRVYVAQDDDGAVIGSAYLTPNYGGPAARIANAGFMVDPDQAGRGIGRALAEHILTEAKAHGYRAMVFNAVVETNPAVQLWTSLGFTILGTVPDAYDHPKHGRVSLRIMHKTL; encoded by the coding sequence ATGCTGATCAGGGAAGCGACGGCCGACGACTGGCCGCACATCTGGCCGTTCTGGCACCGCATCGTCGCCGCCGCCGAGACGTACACCTGGGACCCGGACACCACCGAGGAAGCGGCCCGCGCCCTGTGGATGAGCCCGGCCAAGCGCGTGTACGTCGCCCAGGACGACGACGGAGCCGTCATCGGCTCCGCCTACCTCACCCCCAACTACGGCGGCCCCGCCGCCCGGATCGCCAACGCCGGCTTCATGGTCGATCCCGACCAGGCCGGCCGCGGCATCGGACGCGCCCTCGCCGAGCACATCCTGACCGAGGCCAAGGCCCACGGCTACCGGGCCATGGTGTTCAACGCGGTCGTCGAGACCAACCCGGCCGTCCAGCTGTGGACGTCCCTCGGCTTCACGATCCTGGGCACGGTGCCGGACGCGTACGACCACCCAAAGCACGGCAGGGTGAGCCTGCGCATCATGCACAAGACCCTCTAG
- the glgA gene encoding glycogen synthase: MRVGLLTREYPPDVYGGAGVHVEFLARELRSLVDLEVHCWGEGRSEGVVRHRPWPTLDGANDALRTFSVDLSVAAALQGRELVHSHTWYANLAGHLAKLLYGIPHVMTAHSLEPLRPWKAEQLGGGYALSSWAERTAIEAADAVIAVSGAMREDILTCYPALDPARVHVVHNGIDTELYRPDPGTDVLHRLGVDPARPYVLFVGRITRQKGVPQLLRAVRHIDPSAQVVLCAGAPDTPEIDREFRDLYEELSGVRDGVHWIRRMLPRPEVIQLLTHAAVFVCPSVYEPLGIVNLEAMACGTAVVASQVGGIPEVVADGKTGLLVPVDDDFETGLARALDALLADAEGARRMGEAGRERAVGEFGWDTVARRTARLYADVLNPG; encoded by the coding sequence GTGCGAGTGGGACTGCTGACCCGGGAGTACCCGCCGGACGTGTACGGCGGCGCGGGCGTCCATGTCGAGTTCCTCGCACGGGAGTTGCGCTCCCTGGTCGATCTCGAGGTGCACTGCTGGGGCGAGGGCCGCAGCGAGGGCGTGGTCCGCCACCGGCCCTGGCCCACTCTCGACGGCGCCAACGACGCCCTGCGCACCTTCTCCGTGGACCTCTCCGTCGCCGCCGCGCTGCAGGGCCGCGAACTCGTCCACTCCCACACCTGGTACGCCAACCTCGCCGGCCACCTCGCCAAACTCCTGTACGGCATCCCGCATGTGATGACCGCCCACTCCCTGGAGCCGCTGCGCCCCTGGAAGGCCGAGCAACTCGGCGGCGGATACGCCCTGTCGAGCTGGGCCGAGCGCACCGCGATCGAGGCCGCCGACGCGGTGATCGCCGTATCGGGCGCGATGCGCGAGGACATCCTCACCTGCTATCCGGCGCTGGACCCCGCCCGCGTGCACGTCGTGCACAACGGCATCGACACCGAGCTCTACCGGCCCGACCCGGGCACCGACGTCCTGCACCGCCTCGGCGTCGACCCGGCCCGCCCGTACGTGCTGTTCGTCGGCCGCATCACCCGGCAGAAGGGCGTCCCCCAACTGCTGCGCGCGGTGCGCCACATCGACCCGTCGGCGCAGGTCGTGCTGTGTGCGGGCGCGCCCGACACGCCCGAGATCGACCGCGAGTTCCGTGATCTGTACGAGGAGCTGAGCGGGGTCCGCGACGGCGTGCACTGGATCCGCCGGATGCTGCCCCGCCCGGAGGTGATCCAACTCCTCACGCACGCGGCGGTGTTCGTCTGCCCTTCGGTGTACGAGCCCCTCGGCATCGTCAACCTGGAGGCCATGGCCTGCGGCACCGCCGTCGTGGCCTCCCAGGTCGGCGGCATCCCCGAGGTCGTCGCCGACGGCAAGACCGGCCTGCTGGTGCCCGTGGACGACGACTTCGAGACCGGCCTCGCCCGCGCCCTGGACGCGTTGCTCGCCGACGCGGAGGGTGCCCGGCGGATGGGTGAGGCGGGGCGGGAGCGGGCGGTGGGGGAGTTCGGCTGGGACACGGTCGCCCGGCGCACGGCCCGCCTGTACGCGGACGTCCTCAATCCGGGGTAG
- a CDS encoding HD domain-containing protein, translating into MELRSVEELMDLLYACRGAWDTPDRSGDPVDLHDHALQTAALLRRSRPADKELQVAGLVHDIGHLLRPGDDAGHADHAADAVRSLLGERVARLVRLHVPAKRYLAAVSPERGLSPQSALTLTRQGGAMSPAEAAAFARDPLAEDAVTLRQADDAGKVVGLDAGVLEDWRTVLELVAARNSRLGAVD; encoded by the coding sequence ATGGAGCTGCGCAGTGTCGAAGAGCTGATGGATCTGCTGTACGCCTGCCGTGGCGCCTGGGACACCCCGGACCGCAGCGGCGACCCGGTCGACCTGCACGACCACGCGCTGCAGACGGCCGCACTGCTGCGCCGAAGTCGCCCCGCCGACAAGGAACTCCAGGTCGCGGGCCTGGTGCATGACATCGGACATCTGCTGCGGCCCGGCGACGACGCGGGGCACGCGGACCACGCCGCGGACGCGGTACGGTCCCTGCTGGGCGAACGGGTCGCCCGTCTCGTACGACTGCATGTGCCGGCCAAGCGCTATCTGGCCGCCGTCTCTCCGGAACGCGGCCTGTCCCCGCAGAGCGCCCTGACCCTGACCCGGCAGGGCGGGGCGATGAGCCCGGCCGAGGCGGCCGCGTTCGCCCGGGACCCACTGGCCGAGGACGCCGTGACCCTGCGGCAGGCCGACGACGCGGGCAAGGTCGTCGGACTCGACGCCGGGGTGCTGGAGGACTGGCGCACGGTCCTGGAACTGGTCGCGGCGCGGAACTCCCGGCTCGGAGCCGTCGACTGA
- a CDS encoding DMT family transporter, whose translation MSALALSVLLSLVSAVAYAGGAIVQERVAESDGQYAPLRRPSWWAAVALNGLGGLLHVAALAYGPLSVVQPLGALTIVFALPMAALFVGRRAGSTAWRGAVMATVGLAGLLSLVGTSDSRSLDGAQQVGVFLVTAGVVVTLMLAGRAARRRPTVRAMVLATASGIAFGMSSVFTKTVAVDWTGGLTSAVAASLAAIGVFAVAGLLLSQAAYRGAGLAAPLATLTVVNPVVAAAVGITMFGETFRYGTTGTVLALSCAVVAAGGLILLTADRVERTHDDTALPAPDLAPADGPTDVPLRDGVFLPSPLTKGVYDDGVYDNAVPAAPAEAIPPYRALPGTPYIPFPPLNSSRVRVRS comes from the coding sequence ATGAGCGCCCTCGCGCTGTCCGTGCTGCTGTCGCTCGTCTCCGCCGTGGCCTACGCCGGCGGGGCGATCGTGCAGGAGCGCGTGGCGGAGTCGGACGGGCAGTACGCACCCCTGCGCCGGCCGAGCTGGTGGGCCGCGGTGGCGTTGAACGGTCTCGGCGGCCTGCTGCACGTGGCGGCCCTGGCCTACGGCCCGCTGAGCGTGGTGCAGCCGCTGGGGGCACTGACCATAGTGTTCGCGCTGCCCATGGCCGCGCTGTTCGTGGGCCGCCGGGCCGGGTCGACGGCCTGGCGGGGCGCCGTCATGGCGACCGTCGGCCTCGCCGGTCTGCTGTCCCTGGTCGGCACCTCCGACTCGCGGTCGCTGGACGGGGCTCAGCAGGTGGGCGTGTTCCTGGTGACGGCCGGCGTGGTCGTCACGCTGATGCTGGCGGGCCGTGCGGCGCGCCGCCGTCCGACGGTGCGCGCGATGGTGCTGGCCACCGCGTCCGGCATAGCGTTCGGCATGTCCTCCGTCTTCACGAAGACCGTCGCGGTCGACTGGACCGGCGGGCTGACGTCGGCGGTGGCGGCGTCCCTGGCAGCGATAGGTGTGTTCGCCGTCGCCGGTCTGCTGCTGTCCCAGGCCGCCTACCGGGGCGCCGGACTCGCGGCCCCGCTGGCCACGCTGACGGTCGTGAACCCGGTCGTGGCCGCCGCGGTGGGCATCACGATGTTCGGCGAGACCTTCCGTTACGGCACCACGGGCACGGTGCTCGCCCTGAGCTGCGCCGTGGTGGCGGCGGGCGGGCTGATCCTGCTGACGGCGGACCGCGTCGAGCGCACCCACGACGACACTGCGCTGCCCGCACCCGACCTCGCCCCCGCCGACGGGCCGACGGACGTGCCGCTGCGGGACGGCGTCTTCCTGCCGAGCCCGCTCACGAAGGGCGTGTATGACGACGGGGTGTACGACAACGCCGTGCCCGCCGCTCCTGCGGAGGCCATACCGCCGTACCGCGCCCTGCCCGGCACGCCGTACATCCCCTTCCCGCCCCTGAACAGCAGCCGCGTCCGGGTCAGATCCTGA
- a CDS encoding transglycosylase family protein, protein MAVRGRHRRYQPNRINRASLTVTAGGAGMALPFVGTGAAHAADEATWDKVAACESTNDWNINTGNGYYGGLQFSQSTWEAYGGTAYAARADLATKDQQIAVAEKVLDGQGPGAWPVCSQRAGLTRGGESPDIRPAGTSTRTAKSTVANVQPQTTPQSRAGTAEMYTVVRGDTLSTIADERDVQGGWQRLYAANRTTIGADPDLILPGQRLNLRAKAPATRTAPAKPSRSSRTQQAPKAPPKTSPSDNDNSSDQRGGSLVAPVSSPMGTAYRATGSNWSQGYHTGVDFPAATGTSVKAVGPGRVVDAGWGGSFGYQVVIRHTDGRYTQYAHLSAISVKAGQSVGAGQRIGRVGSTGNSTGPHLHFEVRTGPGFGTDVDPLAYLRAGGVRI, encoded by the coding sequence ATGGCCGTACGCGGCCGGCACCGCCGGTATCAGCCGAACAGGATCAACCGCGCCTCACTCACCGTCACGGCGGGCGGCGCCGGCATGGCCCTCCCGTTCGTCGGCACCGGTGCCGCGCACGCGGCCGACGAGGCCACCTGGGACAAGGTCGCCGCCTGCGAGTCGACCAACGACTGGAACATCAACACCGGCAACGGGTACTACGGCGGACTGCAGTTCAGCCAGTCCACCTGGGAGGCCTACGGCGGCACCGCGTACGCGGCCCGCGCGGATCTGGCCACCAAGGACCAGCAGATCGCCGTCGCGGAGAAGGTGCTCGACGGACAGGGGCCCGGCGCCTGGCCGGTGTGCTCGCAGCGCGCCGGGCTGACCCGGGGCGGTGAGAGCCCGGACATCAGACCGGCCGGCACCTCGACGCGGACCGCGAAGTCCACGGTGGCGAACGTGCAGCCGCAGACCACACCCCAGTCGCGCGCCGGAACCGCCGAGATGTACACCGTCGTCCGCGGCGACACACTCTCCACCATCGCCGACGAGCGTGACGTCCAGGGCGGCTGGCAGCGCCTGTACGCCGCCAACCGCACGACGATCGGGGCGGACCCCGACCTGATCCTGCCGGGCCAGCGGCTGAATCTGCGCGCCAAGGCCCCGGCCACCAGGACCGCCCCGGCCAAGCCGAGCAGGTCGAGCAGGACCCAGCAGGCTCCCAAGGCGCCGCCGAAGACGTCCCCTTCGGACAACGACAACAGCAGTGACCAGCGCGGGGGCTCCCTCGTCGCCCCGGTCAGCAGCCCCATGGGCACCGCCTACCGAGCCACCGGCTCCAACTGGTCCCAGGGCTACCACACCGGCGTCGACTTCCCCGCGGCCACCGGCACCTCCGTGAAGGCGGTCGGGCCGGGCCGGGTCGTCGACGCCGGGTGGGGCGGCTCCTTCGGCTACCAGGTCGTCATCCGGCACACCGACGGCCGCTACACCCAGTACGCGCATCTGTCGGCGATCTCGGTGAAGGCCGGGCAGTCGGTGGGCGCCGGGCAGCGCATCGGACGGGTCGGCTCCACCGGCAACAGCACGGGCCCGCATCTGCACTTCGAGGTGCGGACCGGGCCCGGTTTCGGCACGGACGTCGACCCGCTCGCGTATCTGCGGGCCGGCGGGGTCAGGATCTGA
- a CDS encoding (2Fe-2S)-binding protein: MVLLLLVDLDPDLTALRSLGGFFVLRTVAGTAHAPAESLPTLAQTYAGAASDVHGDPITFRVRKVATALRAPEVRIAASVAHLGLTARLWSAALGCAALYGRTPDLDPRLLRWDADAAAPDDLWLTEVRPLPGDATTLADIVLHGHLEPLAATLRDRYRLAQGLLWGNAGSALAGAARELDRWARANDRTDTAARARTLTAELFTHPLLRETGTLTGTAFRRRSCCLYYRVPGGGVCGDCCFPRPPAA; encoded by the coding sequence TTGGTACTACTGCTCCTCGTGGACCTCGACCCCGACCTCACCGCCCTACGGTCGCTCGGCGGCTTCTTCGTCCTGCGCACGGTCGCAGGCACGGCACACGCCCCGGCGGAGTCGCTGCCGACCCTCGCACAGACATACGCGGGCGCGGCATCGGATGTTCACGGAGATCCCATAACTTTCCGTGTCCGGAAGGTGGCGACGGCCTTGCGGGCCCCGGAAGTCCGGATCGCCGCATCGGTGGCCCACCTGGGCCTCACGGCCCGGCTCTGGTCGGCGGCACTCGGCTGCGCCGCCCTGTACGGCCGGACCCCCGACCTCGACCCACGCCTGCTGCGGTGGGACGCCGACGCCGCCGCCCCCGACGACCTGTGGCTCACCGAAGTGCGCCCGCTGCCGGGCGACGCCACCACCCTCGCCGACATCGTGCTGCACGGTCACCTCGAACCCCTGGCGGCCACCCTGCGCGACCGCTACCGGCTCGCGCAGGGCCTGCTGTGGGGCAACGCCGGTTCCGCGCTGGCGGGTGCCGCCCGTGAACTGGACCGCTGGGCGCGGGCCAACGACCGTACGGACACCGCCGCCCGGGCCCGCACACTGACCGCCGAGCTCTTCACACACCCGCTCCTGCGCGAAACCGGCACGCTCACCGGCACCGCGTTCCGGCGCCGCAGCTGCTGTCTGTACTACCGCGTGCCCGGCGGAGGCGTCTGCGGCGACTGCTGTTTCCCCCGGCCGCCCGCGGCTTAA
- a CDS encoding amidase, giving the protein MTNWVGRTAVEIAAAVQEKRVTPREVVAGHLARIERLDGRIGAFRAVRAERALAEADEVGARADLAELPLAGVPVAVKDNLAVRGESTRIGSAATPDVPAEQDHVTVARLRAAGAVVVGLTNVPELCVFGTTEGVHGIARNPWDTTRTAGGSSGGSAAAVAAGMVPIALGNDGMGSLRIPAANCGVVTIKPGRGVVPAGISDGDWFGMSENGPLATTVEDARLMLSVLAGTDVVRQDAGATRRVAVSLRSPLAGVTMGKPYTDAAREAGGVLVKAGHQVRRADPRYPATLSFTSFAHWTAGTCVDSQGLDVRLLARRTRVHAAVGRRFVRTVRVGTGREELRRRLEPFFSEYDVLLTPALARRSPKAGPWHERGWLRNVAANTNYSPMTPPWNLTGWPAMAVPFGSLPSGAPCAVQLVGRPGSEAELLEVAGQLEAARPWQRTAPLD; this is encoded by the coding sequence GTGACCAATTGGGTCGGACGGACCGCCGTCGAGATCGCCGCCGCCGTGCAGGAGAAGCGGGTCACGCCGCGGGAGGTGGTGGCCGGGCATCTGGCGCGGATCGAGCGCCTGGACGGACGGATCGGGGCGTTCCGTGCCGTCCGGGCCGAGCGGGCGCTCGCCGAGGCGGACGAGGTGGGCGCGCGGGCCGACTTGGCCGAACTGCCGCTCGCGGGCGTGCCCGTGGCCGTCAAGGACAATCTGGCCGTCCGGGGCGAGAGCACGCGGATCGGCTCGGCCGCGACGCCGGACGTGCCCGCCGAGCAGGACCATGTCACCGTCGCCCGGCTGCGCGCCGCCGGTGCGGTCGTGGTGGGGCTGACCAATGTGCCGGAGTTGTGTGTGTTCGGTACGACCGAGGGGGTGCACGGGATCGCCCGGAACCCGTGGGACACGACGCGTACGGCGGGCGGTTCGTCCGGCGGCAGCGCGGCGGCGGTCGCGGCGGGCATGGTGCCGATCGCCCTCGGCAACGACGGGATGGGCTCGCTGCGCATACCGGCGGCCAACTGCGGTGTCGTCACCATCAAGCCGGGGCGCGGGGTGGTCCCGGCCGGCATCAGCGACGGCGACTGGTTCGGCATGTCGGAGAACGGTCCGCTGGCCACGACCGTCGAGGACGCCCGGCTGATGCTGTCCGTCCTGGCCGGTACCGACGTCGTACGGCAGGACGCGGGCGCCACCCGAAGAGTCGCCGTCTCCCTGCGCAGCCCCCTCGCCGGCGTCACCATGGGCAAGCCGTACACGGACGCCGCCCGGGAGGCCGGCGGGGTGCTCGTCAAGGCCGGTCACCAGGTGCGGCGTGCCGACCCGCGGTATCCGGCGACGCTGAGCTTCACGTCGTTCGCCCACTGGACGGCGGGCACCTGCGTCGACTCCCAGGGGCTGGACGTGCGGCTGCTGGCCCGGCGCACGCGCGTCCACGCGGCCGTCGGGCGACGGTTCGTCCGAACCGTGCGCGTCGGCACCGGCCGGGAGGAACTGCGCCGGCGCCTGGAGCCGTTCTTCAGCGAGTACGACGTGCTGCTCACGCCCGCGCTGGCGCGCCGCTCACCCAAGGCCGGGCCCTGGCACGAGCGGGGCTGGCTGCGCAACGTGGCCGCCAACACCAACTACTCGCCGATGACTCCCCCGTGGAACCTGACCGGCTGGCCCGCGATGGCCGTGCCGTTCGGCAGTCTGCCGTCGGGCGCACCCTGCGCCGTACAGCTCGTGGGGCGGCCCGGGTCGGAGGCGGAACTGCTGGAGGTGGCGGGACAGTTGGAGGCCGCTCGCCCGTGGCAGCGGACGGCGCCGCTCGACTAG
- a CDS encoding SDR family NAD(P)-dependent oxidoreductase yields MTVTEDGSAITDEVVYGPGIDPERLAVCLSVLEELDKLEVDHPDAIAVRRATAGIYRTVKQRRRQERRAAKTAHDKAVTEATATGSAQRIDDETEGLLPSSRTEEGTIAGILQRPRSCYTCKTRYVEVDYFYHQLCPDCAALNRAKRDARADLTGKRALLTGGRAKIGMYIALRLLRDGAHTTITTRFPKDAIRRFKAMDDSADWMHRLEVVGIDLRDPAQAVALADQVAEAGPLDILVNNATQTVRRLPSAYAALVDGESAPLPAGELPAHHVIGAFNSGAVDGLAALPLGTSDLDAQKVADLALVAGNASVARHLDGTAIDAGGLVPDVVETNTWVQTIDQISPVELLETQLCNYTSPFILISKLRPAMADAARKAESGRAYVVNVSAMEGVFGRGYKGAGHPNTNAAKAAMNMVTRTSAQEMFQTDGILMTSVDTGWITDERPHYDKLRLAEEGFHAPLDLVDGAARVYDPVVRGEAGEDLYGVFLKDYAPGKW; encoded by the coding sequence ATGACGGTGACAGAGGACGGCTCGGCGATCACGGACGAGGTCGTGTACGGGCCCGGCATCGACCCGGAGCGGCTCGCCGTCTGCCTGAGCGTGCTGGAGGAGCTCGACAAGCTGGAGGTCGACCACCCCGACGCGATCGCCGTGCGCCGGGCCACCGCCGGCATCTACCGCACCGTGAAGCAGCGCCGCCGCCAGGAGCGCCGGGCCGCCAAGACCGCCCACGACAAGGCGGTCACGGAGGCCACGGCGACCGGCTCCGCGCAGCGCATCGACGACGAGACCGAGGGCCTGCTGCCGTCGTCGCGCACGGAGGAGGGCACGATCGCGGGAATACTCCAGCGCCCGCGCTCCTGCTACACCTGCAAGACCCGGTACGTCGAGGTCGACTACTTCTACCACCAGCTCTGTCCCGACTGCGCCGCCCTGAACCGCGCCAAGCGGGACGCCCGCGCCGATCTCACCGGCAAGCGCGCCCTGCTCACCGGCGGTCGCGCCAAGATCGGCATGTACATCGCGCTGCGGCTGCTGCGCGACGGCGCGCACACGACGATCACCACGCGCTTCCCGAAGGACGCCATCCGCCGCTTCAAGGCCATGGACGACTCGGCGGACTGGATGCACCGCCTGGAGGTCGTCGGCATCGACCTGCGCGACCCGGCCCAGGCCGTGGCCCTCGCCGACCAGGTCGCCGAGGCGGGCCCCCTCGACATCCTCGTCAACAACGCGACGCAGACCGTGCGCCGCCTGCCCTCCGCCTACGCCGCCCTGGTCGACGGCGAGAGCGCCCCGCTGCCCGCCGGTGAGCTCCCCGCCCACCACGTCATCGGCGCCTTCAACTCCGGCGCGGTCGACGGCCTCGCCGCGCTGCCCCTCGGCACCAGCGACCTCGACGCCCAGAAGGTCGCCGACCTCGCGCTGGTCGCGGGCAACGCCAGCGTCGCCCGGCACCTCGACGGCACCGCGATCGACGCGGGCGGCCTGGTCCCGGACGTCGTCGAGACCAACACCTGGGTGCAGACCATCGACCAGATCTCCCCGGTGGAACTGCTGGAGACCCAGCTCTGCAACTACACGTCGCCGTTCATCCTGATCAGCAAGCTCCGGCCGGCCATGGCCGACGCCGCTCGGAAGGCGGAGAGCGGACGCGCCTACGTCGTCAACGTCTCGGCGATGGAGGGGGTCTTCGGCCGCGGCTACAAGGGCGCGGGACACCCGAACACCAACGCCGCCAAGGCCGCGATGAACATGGTCACGCGCACCAGCGCCCAGGAGATGTTCCAGACCGACGGCATCCTGATGACCTCCGTCGACACCGGCTGGATCACCGACGAACGCCCTCACTACGACAAGCTGCGCCTCGCCGAGGAGGGCTTCCACGCCCCGCTCGACCTGGTCGACGGCGCGGCCCGCGTCTACGACCCGGTCGTGCGCGGCGAGGCGGGCGAGGATCTTTATGGCGTCTTCCTGAAGGACTACGCGCCCGGCAAGTGGTGA